The following DNA comes from Oncorhynchus mykiss isolate Arlee chromosome 16, USDA_OmykA_1.1, whole genome shotgun sequence.
GGGCGGCTGGCTAAAACACACTGCAGCGACAGCTAGCGATAGGGCGGCTCGCTAAAACACACTGCAGCGACAGCTAGCGATAGGGCGGCTGGCTAAAACACACTGCAGCGACAGCTGGCGATAGGGCGGCTGGCTAAAACACACTGCAGAGACAGCTAGCGATAGGGCGGCTGGCTAAAACACACTGCAGCGACAGCTAGCGATAGGGCggctcactaaaacacactgcagAGACAGCTAGCGATAGGGCGGCTGGCTAAAACACACTGCAGAGACAGCTGGCAATAGGGCggctcactaaaacacactgcagAGACAGCTAGCGATAGGGCGGCTGGCTAAAACACACTGCACCGACAGCTAGCGATAGGGCGGCTGGCTAAAACACACTGCAGCGACAGCTAGCGATAGGGCGGCTGGCTAAAACACACTGCAGCGACAGCTAGCGATAGGGCGGCTGGCTAAAACACACTGCAGCGACAGCTAGCGATAGGACggctcactaaaacacactgcagAGACAGCTAGCGATAGGGCGGCTGGCTAAAACACACTGCAGCGACAGCTGGCGATAGGGCGGCTCGCTAAACCACACTGCAGCGACAGCTAGCGATAGGGAGGCTCGCTAAAACACACTGCAGAGACAGCTAGCGATAGGGCggctcactaaaacacactgcagAGACAGCTAGCGATAGGGCggctcactaaaacacactgcagAGACAGCTGGCGACAGGGCGGCCACTCTGCTTTTAGCTGTTCTTCGGTGCAGTGTGTCCAAGCTCTCAGAGAGGATGTGCGTGTTCTCACCCTCTACACGAGTCTCCAGGTATTTGTCCAgttcctcctctttcttcagCGCTTGTTCAGACACCTTGGGAGCTCCCGGTAAAGTCACCAACACCACACTCATGTTATCCCTACtgccctggacacacacacacagagacagagggttgGAACGTCAAATAAAATCTTATAGGTCACGTGCTGATTGTACTGTGaaacgctgacttacaagcccttaaccaaccatgcagaAAAGAaataagaattttgaaaatatttACGAAATAAAAAAGTAAGaataaaataacgaggctatatacaggggtactggttagtctagctaattgaggtaatatgtacaatcgaagtcggaagttgacatacacttaggttagagtcattacaccttgtttttcaaccactcccataaatgtcttattaacaaactatagttttggaaagtctgttaggacatctacacgTTTGAGATCTACttgacacaaataatttttccaacaactgtttacagagattatttcactcataattcactgcatcacaattccagtgggtcagaagattacatacactaagttgactgtgcctttacacagcttggaaaattacagaaaatgtcatggctttagaagcttctgattggctcaaatgatgtcaattagcctattggaggtgtacctgtggatgtatttcaagacctacttTCAAACTCTGTggttctttgcttgacatcatgggaaaatcaaaagatatcagccaagacctcagaaaaaaacattgtagacctccacaagtctggttcatccttgggagcaatttccaaatgcctgaatgtgccacgttcatctgtacaaactacagtaagcaagtataaacaccaagggaccaCGCTGCCATCatagcgctcaggaaggagacgcgttctgtctcctacagatgaacggagctcatccagtttattctccaatgattgcatgttggcctATATGATGgaagaggcgggttacccactcgccaaACAAATTCTCACAAGGTACCCGGATAAGTATCAGTGCTATctcttcatgcgaatgacggggatttgggcctggtccagCTGCAGTAGTAAATCCTTTGCGTCTGACTCACTAAAGAAAAactctttgtccagttcgaggtgagtaatcgctgttctgatatccagatgCAGAAACATTGTGTGATGTGTACCTTGTGCAGGCAGGTGTCCACGACAGCGTTGCAGACTCTCTCCAGGTCGTCAAACACCTGTAGCCGGGACCTGACGAACTCGCACAGCTCCTCGTTAGACATCACATCCCAGATCCCATCGCACGCCAGCACCACAAACTCATCCCCCTCAGCAGCAcgctccaacacacacacctgggggaGGAACACACACCTCAGCCTgatagatcacacacacacacctcaacaagGACAAATAACTATTAGCTGTTCCAATCAACATGCTACAGTAATAAAGGCTTTTTAAAAACACACCTCTGGCTCTGGGCTGACCAGCTGTTCTGTGGGACCCTTCCCATCCACACACTTGTAGTCATAATCCCCCAGGGCTCTGGACACAGCCAGGGAACCATTCACCCTCTGGATCATCACTGACCCCCCTGCATTCTGGATACGCTCCTTCTCTCTGGGGTTACACGGCTTGTGGTCCTAAAGGGGGGTCATATGTGCATCCCAAATAACTACTCATTACATGATCAAGATTAGAGATTCTGCACCTCACCTAGCTCAAACAGATCCCCTAAAAATACATGATTAATGTCACTATCGCTCAGTCCCTTCATCAATCCCACCCTCTCCTCAGTATTATACTCGTGTAGAAAATCCCCCCTTCCACCCACTCTCCCTTTGAGTGTGTGTATCCCAGTTTGTATGTATCCCAGTATGTATGTATCTATGCATGCATCCCAGTATGTATAGATATATTGTATAGTATTAGACCATTATAAATCTAGTGCAGGGTTCCCCAACCCTGTTTCCGGAGAGCTACTCTcttgtaggttcactccaaccccagttgtaactaacctggttaGGCACATCAACCAGCTAACTATTAGAGTCAGGTGCTCTAGATTAGAGTTTGAGtgataacctacaggacggtTGCTAtccaggaatagggttggagAGTCCTGGTCTAGTGCGTAGTATTGTACCTGTGTGGAGAATCCAACTCGCCCTTCTCGGCTCAGCACGGCCCGGGAGTCGCCACAGTTTATGAAGTAGAGGTGGGAGGGGCTTAGCAGCACACCCACTGCCGTGGAGCCGCTGCGATCCAACCCATGCCGCAGGTCCGAGAAGTTGCGCATGTACTCGTCGATCCTCAGGAAGCCGGCGCGGATCCCATCTTTCACGCCCTCCACTGAGCCCATACCCGGGGTGAACTCTGCCCCCCCTAACAGGATGTGCTCCAGCAGGTGGGCAGAGCAGTAGTTGGCGACGCGGGAGCCGGCGTGCCCGTCATAGACGGCGAAGAAGGACCAGTCGTTGAGGCCTTGGGGAAGGCCCACCATGGCAGTGTGGGCATCCTCCATCTCCACCCGCCAGCCCTGCATGCTACTCAGGCCATAGTGCAGCCCGTTGCCCTGGCCATGGGCTGTGTGCTTCTCGGTCTTAGGCTTGTCCAGGAACGCCCCCATACCTACACACTGCTGACAGACAGTACATAAGGTACATAATCAACATTGACATATTAACGTATGACTATGTTACCTTTAGGAAGTCTAGACACTTCTTTTGTGTTCATGGGGTACAGGTTTTTGACTAACTTTTCCCACCGGTGCCACCATTTCCACTGGTGCTACCGGTGCCACCATTTCCACTGGCGCCACCATTTCCACTGCCGCTACCATTTCCACTGGCGCCACCATTTCCACTGGCGCCACCATTTCCACTGGCGCCACCATTTCCACTGCCGCTACCATTTCCACTGGCGCTACCATTTCCACTGGTGCTACCATTTCCACTGGTGCAACAGCAACTTTTTCCAGTTGACTGCCCGAGCAcaaggtttggacacaccaatTTATAATTAAGGTCCTATCAAATCTATTTTATTCTCTTCCCGAGTCCATTCTTCCCCCCAAGAATGATGTTTCCCCAGTTTTTCACTAAAATATCTATTTTTTAATTAAATCACACTTTATTAGAAAAACAACCAAATTGGATGTTCTAAATCCGCAACAAAGCTTAAAACACACCcagagaccacttttgaggtctgggaattTTGGGTGTAGTTATCCTTTAATGCAACTGTGCACCAGCCAGAGACAGTTGTTTGGTTAGCGATGTTTCGGTAGTGCTCATATTGCAGAGtctgcaaaacaaatggccactggattgatacAAATAATATATAATTCTGCCAGGTAgtcataggctactttgcagttaacatctAATTGAGAAGGTTTATGGGAAATCATTTCAGTCTACCAGAAGACTGttttcattagcatcatcgctaacggctaaaTACACAGACGGCACATGAATGCCCCGTTTCAGAAAGTTACATGAAAATGCAAATCACTGATGCATTATGATTACCTTGGGCTAATTAATGCATTTAGTTGATATCCTACTAATaagttcaataaaaaaatattgttgaATTCCGTTTTAATGTCCGAAATCCATGATTCCGTCTGCGTTGTCCTGTGGCGATAATGACCTGACCTGTGTGGTTTATACAATCAATTTGACTTAGTTCCtaacaacagtaatcatttatTTGAACAGTAAAATCTATTGATACTTTGCgtaaatcaagatgtagcctaggcctactcacAATACGTAAATCAAGATGCAGCCTAGGCCAACTCACAATGCAGGTGAATAGGCTGATTTCATGGGGCTACAGGCGAAAAACAATTTTCCCTTTCATTTGTGACTTATTTTATTGTTGTGATCAACATACGCATAGAAGAAGCAATGTCTTCTTTtgtacacagtgagagagagagagagaagagacgcgAGGGAGACTTAAGGCgtgcttcccagccgaaacagttcggTGGAGTTCGTGGATATATTATGACGTTTTGGACTTTGAGGGATATTTTTGATTGTTCGGACACACCAAAAATATTCTGGAGGCAAACCGAAGTTCTGAGGCTAAATATACGCCCCTTCGTGGGTGATTGGTCGACAGTAAGGATTATTCAATAAAGTGTGTTATCATTCAGCGAGAGACGACTCATTTTCATGCACGTTTTTTCATGGCGAAATATCTAACTAAAATGTTTGGTGTGGTGTCAAATTGCACGACTAAAATGTCCTAAGTAAAAAAACGTAAAAACTCATGAAATCTGTCATTACCATAGATTATTTTGACGAAGTTCATACTGGCTACGGCGTCTCAAAATGTTAATATTGATTTCCCTCTGAAAAGTCATTTAGGTTAGGCTGCTATTGGGTCAATATAGGGCTGCACAATTAATCAAATTTTTATAAAAAATTGCAATACTGATATGTGCCATATCCATATGGAGAGAGGCCGTGATATTTTGAAGGGAGTGGCTCCTAATCCGTCAACATATTTAATATTTCTGGGGCTCTGTATCCATGAGCACGCAAATTCTCGCAGTATTTTGTGGGAATTTGGGACTTTGTCCATTCTCATACTGACACCAGATTAGATACATAGCTAATTAAATCAGAGTTAAATGCCCAAAAGATGATATTCGCAATGTCAGTAAGCAAAAAACTAACAGCAATAGCCACTACAATGTCAAAACATGATTGTCATGAGTTCAAAACCATTTGCTTGATTTTGCAGACCCACGACTATGGTTTAGTCATTTGTTAGCGACGCTAACATTAGTGAGCTAGCAAGCGTTAGGTAcctagcaaagaggcactgagtttgaaggtaggccttgaaatacatccacaggtacacctccaactgactcaaatgatgtcaattagcctatcagaagcttctaaagacatgacataattttctggaattttctaagctgtttaaaggcacagtcaacttggtgtatgcaaacttctgacccactggaattgtgatacagtgaattataagtgaaataatctgtctttaaacaattgttggaaaaatgacttgtgtcttgcaaagtagatgtcctaaccgactcgccaacactatagtttgttaacaatacatttgtggagtggttgaaaaacaagttctaatgactccaacctaagtgtatgtaaacttctgacttgaaCTGAATGTGAAATACATAATAATAAACATAAGAAATATGATGAGGTTGGTAACTACATAATATACTTACACCCACCTAATACgtacagttcaagtcggaagtttacatacactaagttgactgtgccttttataAACCGAttgaaaattcaagaaaatggtgtaatggctttagaagcttctgataggctaattgacaatttgaaggtgtacctgtggatgtatttcaaggcctaccttcaaactcagtgcccctttgcttgacatgggaaaatcaaaataaatcagccaaaacctaagaaaaaaaattgtagacctccacaagtctggttcatccttgggagcaatttccaaacgcttcacaaaatagatggcatcatgaggcaggaaaattatgtggatatattgaagcaacatctcaagacatcactcaggaagttaaagcttggtcgcaaatgggtcttccaaatggacaatgaccccaagcattcttccaaagttgtggcaaaatggcttaaggacaaccaagtcaaggtattggagtagccatcacaaagccctgacctaaatcgAATACAAAACCTGGCAAACAAAACCTGACTAAGTTACAGCAGTTCtttcagggggaatgggccaaaattcacccatcttattgtgggaagcttgtggaaggctacccaaaacatttgacccaagctaaacaatttaaaggcaatgctactaaatactaattgagtgcatgtaaacttctgacccactgggaatgtgatgaaataaatcactctatatactattattctgacatttcagtcttaaaataaagtggtgttcctaactgatttaagacagataatttttacaaggattaaatgtcaggaattgtgaaaaactgagtttaaatgtatttcactatggtgtatgtaaacttccgacttcaactgtatatttctcAGAAGAATGTATTTTCTTCAGGATTGCTCTGTTTTTGGCCAGCTTCTCCATGAACTCCTGGCAGGGGAGGTAGAAGTTTGTCTTCACAATAAGCATGGCCTTGATGGTAGGAACAGTGAACCTATTTATTGCTGCTGTCCATATATCATTCATTTGGGAGAACAATTACTTCCAGGTAAGCACATGACAACTGAAGCTAATCTAGCCAAGTTAGGGTGTGGGATGTCATTTCCTTTGAAGTGGGTAACCACCGTGCTCCATCTCTGACTACGCGGTGTCTCAGATGTTTTCCGTTCTTCAATCGAACTCCCCTTCAGGAACTCTTGCAGGCTAGTAACCTTGTCAAACAATGCATCCACATTGATGGTTGGATCTCTTCACATTGAGGTTGCCTTTTtaaaaggagacaatgtaaaTCTTATAGATTATCTGTGTGCTTTTCCCATGCTTGCAAGTAGTTCACAGCCGTAGTGAAGAATGATTGGGATGTTTTGAGAAAGCGCTCTTTAGACATGGTTCCATTGTCCTCTAGCTCTCTCAGAAGTCCTCATCACGTCTTGTAGTCGATTTTGCCTCACCGTTTCTCACAATTGCAGCGGACTCCACAGCACAGCGGTCCTAGCCTTCAAGCATCTTGATCGTGTCACTGAATACAATTTGAACACTGAATAAGTTTCCATGGACAAAGGCCAGCCAAAGTTCAGTCAGTGGCTTTTCGAACATTGTTCGCAGGACAACAGGGCATTTGTCTTAAGAAAGAAAAAAGGATTTCAATGGCACATACATTTTCAGCACTCTTTCTAGAGCAGGGAGCATGGACAGCCAGCGAACATTGCTGTCCTAAAATGTTATGGTGCTCCTGGCCAACAAACTCACCTAAGCTCGTCTACTCTGACATGAAAATATCTTTGTGAGCAGGTACTCAACATCATATCCAAAGCTGTTCTGGCCGTGTTATGAATGATGTGTGCAGGACAACCTAAGCCAATCACCTCCCGCTGCAGCACATTTTTGGTATTTGTGTTGTCGGCAGAGTATGTTTTCCAGGTTACATTTTTGGATGACCACACGGACCTCAGCTGCAATTTCCTCTGTTTCTCCTTTCAATTCAACAAAATCAAGCAGTTTTGTTTCCACTGATGTGCTGCCATCATATATCTTACAATATCTGACTACTATTGGCAGCAGCTTTACATGTCCATGACTGGACAGGGACACAAATTTAACCTGGTCTAGGTCCTGTGTTTGCCAAAGAAGGTGCCCATgttgctaacacgttactcactatggcgtCACATTTTGGCCTAACACATGTCAACTTTGACTCATAAAGCTTCTGTGTCAGTTGTGCTGTGCAGTCCATAGATCATTAATTAACTATGATTGTGTAGCATAGTGTGGTATACAAAGAAGGCTCTACCTTCTTGAAGAATGTGGTAACAGAGATCATACCAACACGGCAATCAGAGAGGCTTTATGCTTTTCGTCTGTTGATGTTCTACCACCGCTGTCAAATGAAAGAGGAATTACAAAGGGAGCAGTGAACAACTATCGTCTTGACCTGAGAGTATAAATGGAAATTCTCTCATGTTATAAAAAGTGCATCTCTGTTTCTTGGAAAGAACCATTGTACCTCAGTctgctcttcttcactctccttgTCGCTCTTCATACTCTTAACTTTTTATTCTCCTCTTTTCTTCACTCGtcttccttcctttccttctctttaCCTTTCCACACTCGCTTCACTCTTTACTCCCTTCATTTTTCCTTCTCCTTCCTTTCCAATCTTGAATAATAAATAGTACACTATTAGATAAAACAGATTCCCATTGCTTGCCcaatttttgtattttatctCAAAAACATTGTTTGGAAAAATAAATTGGCAGGCTCTGTAATCATATCTTTCCTCCTCCATCTTCCTATCCAGTgttcctcctctccactgctaATGTTATCCATGAACACATTCCTCTACTACcccctccatcatccctctccaCCCACTGGCCCCTCCatacatccacccacccacccactagcccatccatccatcccttccctcCACAAGCCCCTGCATCCACCCCTTCCCTCCACAAGCCCCTGCATCCACCCCTTCCCTCCACAAGCCCCTGCATCCACCCCTTCCCGCCACAAGCCCCTGCATCCACCCCTTCCCTCCACAAGCCCCTGCATCCACCCCTTCCCTCCACAAGCCCCTGCATCCACCCCTTCCCTCCACAAGCCCCTACATCCACCCCTTCCCTCCACAAGCCCCTGCATCCACCCCTTCCCTCCACAAGCCCCTGCATCCACCCCTTCCCTCCACAAGCCCCTGCATCCACCCCTTCCCTCCACAAGCTCCTGCATCCATCCCTTCCCTCCACAAGCCCCTGCATTCATCCCTTCCCTC
Coding sequences within:
- the LOC110491385 gene encoding protein phosphatase 1B, producing MGAFLDKPKTEKHTAHGQGNGLHYGLSSMQGWRVEMEDAHTAMVGLPQGLNDWSFFAVYDGHAGSRVANYCSAHLLEHILLGGAEFTPGMGSVEGVKDGIRAGFLRIDEYMRNFSDLRHGLDRSGSTAVGVLLSPSHLYFINCGDSRAVLSREGRVGFSTQDHKPCNPREKERIQNAGGSVMIQRVNGSLAVSRALGDYDYKCVDGKGPTEQLVSPEPEVCVLERAAEGDEFVVLACDGIWDVMSNEELCEFVRSRLQVFDDLERVCNAVVDTCLHKGSRDNMSVVLVTLPGAPKVSEQALKKEEELDKYLETRVEDLLGGCGEEGVPDLVSVLRYIASENIPNLPPGGGLASKRSVIEAVYSRLNPHREEEGCDLEDHW